A single window of Sphingobium sp. SCG-1 DNA harbors:
- a CDS encoding tyrosine-type recombinase/integrase — MGLSEFDPAARERVSWNAGRKVGAKRALKPCQIWAIRFFLDQYGRVRDRALFDLAIDSKLRGCDLVKIRISDIVCDRRIRTRATVVQQKTGRPVQFELMDDARASLLKWLELRGGSLEEYAFPSRTDHSTHIGTRQYARLVDEWVTGIGLPSEDYGTHSLRRTKASIIYKATGNLRAVQILLGHTKIESTVRYLGVDVEDALTLAEGTEI, encoded by the coding sequence ATGGGATTATCAGAGTTCGATCCCGCCGCCCGCGAGCGGGTATCTTGGAACGCCGGGCGCAAGGTTGGCGCAAAGCGGGCGCTCAAACCCTGTCAGATCTGGGCGATCCGCTTCTTTCTCGACCAATATGGGCGGGTCCGCGACCGCGCCCTCTTCGATCTCGCCATCGATAGCAAGCTGCGCGGATGTGATTTGGTCAAGATCAGGATCAGCGATATCGTCTGCGATCGGAGAATTCGGACCAGAGCCACGGTTGTACAGCAAAAGACCGGCCGGCCGGTACAGTTTGAGCTGATGGACGACGCTCGCGCCAGCCTGCTCAAGTGGCTCGAGCTGCGCGGCGGCTCTCTGGAAGAATATGCCTTTCCAAGCCGCACAGACCATTCCACCCACATAGGCACGCGACAATACGCACGTCTGGTCGACGAATGGGTCACGGGAATTGGCTTGCCTAGCGAAGACTACGGCACCCATTCGCTGAGGAGAACGAAGGCGTCGATCATCTACAAGGCGACCGGAAATCTTCGTGCCGTCCAGATCCTACTCGGGCATACGAAGATCGAAAGCACGGTCCGATATCTCGGTGTTGATGTGGAGGATGCTTTAACCTTGGCAGAAGGCACGGAAATCTAA